DNA from Saccharicrinis carchari:
CAGGAGGCAGGCGGTGGTTGCCGTGGCCAGCCCATCGTTTGTAACTATCATTTGCATTTATCGCCAAAGCACACGCCCATATTTCGGGCTTCTTCTACCAGTGGGTTGTCTTTTTCTACCAACTTTGTTTTGCCCCCCACCTCTTCCAGTGGAATGGAGCTTATTTTGTTATCTGTTAAGCAAACCATATTACCGAATTGCTTACTGTGGATAAGCTCAGCGGCGTAGGCACCCAGGCGGGTGGCTAAAATTCTGTCGCCCGCAGTAGGTGTGCCACCGCGTTGGGTATAGCCCAGGATAGTTTCACGGGTTTCCAGGCCAGTACGCTCCAATATCTGTTTACCAATATATTCTGCAGCACCTTTCTTTTTAGGTGTTTTTATTCCTTCTCCCACCACCACAATAGAGTAGGGTTTGCCTTTTTCGGCTCTGCTCATAACCGCGTTAGCTACTACCTTCATGTCAAACTTAATTTCGGGCAGCAAAATAATGTCTCCACCGCCGGCAACACCTGAGTGCAAGGCAATCCATCCGGCGTTATGTCCCATTACTTCTATCACCATCACACGTTTGTGAGAGTTGGCGGTGGTATGCAGCCTGTCGATGGCATCGGTGGCAATATGTACGGCCGAATCAAAACCAAAGGTAACATCGGTTCCCCAAACATCATTATCGATGGTCTTTGGCAGTCCTACCACATTTAGGCCTTCTCTGGCCAATAGGTTGGCCGTACGTTGTGTTCCGTTGCCTCCAATACAAACCAAGGCATCCAGACCCAGGTTATGATAATTTTCTTTTATCACTTGTGGTTTGTCGTCCACCGTATCACCTTCCTGATGTTTAAAGGGCTTCATACGGGAAGTACCTAAAATAGTACCGCCCAGGGTAAGGATACCGGACAATTTACTCTCGGGCAGTGCCTGTGTGTTCATATCAATTAAACCATCGAAACCATTGGATATTCCTATTACTTCCATTCCATATTCTACAATGGCTGTTTTACCAACCCCTCTAATTGCGGCATTAATTCCGGGGCAGTCGCCACCGGCCGATACTATTCCTATTTTCATCGATATAAAGTTTTAGTGTTCAGGTATATTTATTTTTAATTAAATATCCTTCGGCCGTTTTTATTGGCCACTATGATAGTTGTTGTAAGTAACAACCCTTAAATTTAAGTTAAAAATCTTTTAGCACGAACTATATGCGAATAAAAAACGTAAAAAAAGCACTGGATTGATGTGTAATTGTACATGACGTGCTATTCCACGATTAAAACTACTGATGAAAAAACAGGGTTGGAATTTCGGCGTTGAACAATATTTTTTTTGTACGACTGGGCTGTAGTATTTGTGAAATAATGTTCCTTTTTCGTCGTGTAATAGCCATTAAATCAATATTATGCGCATCAATATACTCTTGCGTACTTACAATTAAATCATCATCACAAATGTAATCGCAAATCATATTTTGGTTACGATAGGTCGAATGCATATACTCCGTGTACTCCTTCATTAATTTAGGATCTATTTTGTCTTTTCCGTGAGGGCAGTGTTGCACGTTATGGATTTTGGTGTCGAAAGCACCTACCAATCGAACCAATTTGTGCAAGGAAGTATATTCGCAATTTTCAAAGTCGTTTATAAATAGTATGTTGGTAAGTTTATCGATATTTAATTTATAATCGTTGGGCACGGCCATTACCGGAAAGCTTACTTTTTTAATTACATCAAAAGTCACGCTTCCTAACAATTCCTTTATGGTTTCCCCTTTGCTTTTGGTCCCCATCACAATTAAATCAGGACGGTATTCTTCGCTGAATTTAACGATAACATCTTCCGGATAACCGTCTATAACGCGCATATTCACGCTAATGTTATCTTTTTCAGGTAGGCTGTCAAGAATGTGTTTTTTTAATTTTTGTAGCTCCGCTAAGGCATCCTCGCGCGAATTGATTTTGTTTACTCTTGCTTCGCTATTCTCACCTACCACCTTGGTGTAGCAATAAAGCAAGGTAATTTCGCCTTTAACCCGATTGACCAATGCCCGGCAATAGTTAACGGCATTAATGGTGTATGGTGCAAAATTTATCGGTATCAAAAATTTAATCATAACTTTTTTTAATAAAATTGTTACTACACCTTTATGAAAAAGCTTTTAAGGCATTTTGTTATTATATGTGCATCCCGTATTTTGTACTGCATTAAAGATATTAAAATTTGAGGATATTTAAACCTTTGATTTCTAAAGATACATGAAAATACAAAACAACATCAATATCGTTTGGCTTCGACGCGATTTAAGGCTCAACGACAATACAGCTTTAATAAAAGCCGGCAGTAACAATTTACCCGTTCTGCTACTGTTTATTTTTGATGAGGATATTCTTGATAAACTGGAGCCCAACGACAGTCGGGTTACTTTTATCTATGATAGGCTGCATGAGCTGAATAAGAGCCTGAAGAAACACAACAGCTCTATACGTATAATCAAAGGCAAAGTGCTACATGTATGGGAATCAATTTTTAAGGAGTATCAAATAAACGCAGTGTATGCCAATGAAGATTATGAACCGTATGCAATAAAACGCGACACGGAGATTATGCTTTTGTGCCGAAACCATGATGTAAACTTTAACTTGTATAAAGATCATGTAATATTTGCCAGAGACGAAGTGCTTAAAAAGGATGGTAAACCATATACTGTTTATACACCGTATAAAAATCAGTGGTTAAAGCAGTTTAAAGAGTTAAGTGAAGAGATAGATGAGGTGCAGG
Protein-coding regions in this window:
- a CDS encoding universal stress protein; this encodes MIKFLIPINFAPYTINAVNYCRALVNRVKGEITLLYCYTKVVGENSEARVNKINSREDALAELQKLKKHILDSLPEKDNISVNMRVIDGYPEDVIVKFSEEYRPDLIVMGTKSKGETIKELLGSVTFDVIKKVSFPVMAVPNDYKLNIDKLTNILFINDFENCEYTSLHKLVRLVGAFDTKIHNVQHCPHGKDKIDPKLMKEYTEYMHSTYRNQNMICDYICDDDLIVSTQEYIDAHNIDLMAITRRKRNIISQILQPSRTKKILFNAEIPTLFFHQ
- a CDS encoding ATP-dependent 6-phosphofructokinase, with the protein product MKIGIVSAGGDCPGINAAIRGVGKTAIVEYGMEVIGISNGFDGLIDMNTQALPESKLSGILTLGGTILGTSRMKPFKHQEGDTVDDKPQVIKENYHNLGLDALVCIGGNGTQRTANLLAREGLNVVGLPKTIDNDVWGTDVTFGFDSAVHIATDAIDRLHTTANSHKRVMVIEVMGHNAGWIALHSGVAGGGDIILLPEIKFDMKVVANAVMSRAEKGKPYSIVVVGEGIKTPKKKGAAEYIGKQILERTGLETRETILGYTQRGGTPTAGDRILATRLGAYAAELIHSKQFGNMVCLTDNKISSIPLEEVGGKTKLVEKDNPLVEEARNMGVCFGDKCK